The genomic DNA AATATGCATTTAAAAACACTTACGATTTATACTTTTTAACGTATATTGATACGCCTTGGGAAGCAGACGATTTGCGAGATAAACCCAATGAAAGAGAAAAAATGTTTGATGCATTTCAAGATGCCTTAGAAAATAATAATATACCATACATTATTTTAAAAGGAACAAAACAAAAGCGTCTTGAAACAGCAATACAATATATAGACCAATTAATTAAAAGTAAGCCGTGAAATTTACTCAACAACAAATAGAGCAAATAGAAAAAAAAGGATTAACTCTAGAGCAAGTTTTTAAACAAATAGATATTTTTAAAACAGGATTGCCTTTCGTTAATTTAGAATCTGCAGCATCACTAGAACATGGTATAAATAAGCTAAGTGAAGCTCAGGAAAACTTTTATTTAAGCTATTATCAAGAAGAGAAAGATAATTTAGAAATTGTAAAATTTGTACCAGCTTCTGGTGCAGCAACACGAATGTTTAAATTTTTATTTGAGTTTTTGTCTAATTACAATAAAAACAAACAAACAATAAACTCTTACATTAATAAAAATAAGGCGACAGAGTTATCTCTTTTTGGTGTAGGTTTAGAAAAATTTCCATTTTATAAATATGTTTTAAATGAAGTCGAAAAATATGTTCCAAAATTTAAATCTCTATCTGTAGACGATAAAGCGCTTGAGTTTATAAAAACAATTTTAAATGAAGATAGATTAAACTTTGGTTTTTCTCCAAAAGGTTTATTACCTTTTCATAAGTATAAAGATCATATTGCTACAGCATTCGAGGAACATTTATTTGAAGCAGCTTTGTATGTTAAATCCAAAGGTGTTGCTAAAATTCATTTTACTATTTCAGAAATATATAAAAATAGATTTGACAAAGAGTTTGCTCGAATTCAAAAAATTGTTGAGCAAAAAACCAATACAAAATTCGAAATTTCATTTTCTTATCAAAAAAGTGCTACAGATACTATAGCGGTAAATTTAGAAAACGAACCATTTGTAGAAAGTGATGGAAGCTTATATTTTAGACCATCTGGTCATGGTGCATTATTATCTAATTTAAACGATTTTGAAGCTGATATTATTTTTATAAAAAATATAGATAATGTAGTCGTGTATAAATATGAAAAAGAAGTTGCCAAGCATAAAAAAATATTGGCAGGTATTTTAATTGAAACTCAAAAACAAGCTTTTAAATATTTAAAAACATTAGAAAAAAACACACTTACAGAAGAAAAACTACTTGAAATAGCTAAGTTTTTAAGAAGTAAAATGAATGTAATTATCTCTTTAGAATTTGAAAAATACTCTCTAAAATATCAAAAAGAATACCTAGTAAATAAATTAAACAGGCCCATTCGTGTTTGTGGTATGGTAAAAAATGAAGGAGAACCTGGTGGCGGACCATTTTGGGTAAAAGACCAAGCAAATAACATATCCTTACAAATTGTAGAATCTGTACAAATAGATAAAAAAAATAAGCACCAAAAAAGCATATTAAAACGCGCAACACACTTTAACCCAGTAGATTTAGTTTGCGGTATAAGAAATTATAAAGGTGAAGCATTCGATTTGTCTCAATTTGTAGATGAAAAAACCGCAT from Lacinutrix sp. 5H-3-7-4 includes the following:
- a CDS encoding DUF4301 family protein, with translation MKFTQQQIEQIEKKGLTLEQVFKQIDIFKTGLPFVNLESAASLEHGINKLSEAQENFYLSYYQEEKDNLEIVKFVPASGAATRMFKFLFEFLSNYNKNKQTINSYINKNKATELSLFGVGLEKFPFYKYVLNEVEKYVPKFKSLSVDDKALEFIKTILNEDRLNFGFSPKGLLPFHKYKDHIATAFEEHLFEAALYVKSKGVAKIHFTISEIYKNRFDKEFARIQKIVEQKTNTKFEISFSYQKSATDTIAVNLENEPFVESDGSLYFRPSGHGALLSNLNDFEADIIFIKNIDNVVVYKYEKEVAKHKKILAGILIETQKQAFKYLKTLEKNTLTEEKLLEIAKFLRSKMNVIISLEFEKYSLKYQKEYLVNKLNRPIRVCGMVKNEGEPGGGPFWVKDQANNISLQIVESVQIDKKNKHQKSILKRATHFNPVDLVCGIRNYKGEAFDLSQFVDEKTAFITMKTKTGKEIKALELPGLWNGSMANWNTIFVEVPLVTFNPVKTVNDLLKPTHQIS